In Paraburkholderia phenazinium, the following are encoded in one genomic region:
- a CDS encoding flavin reductase family protein, producing the protein MKRAVPPDFDQLAFKKALGQFATGVTVITTRAASGQLIGITASSFNSVSLAPPLVLWSLATRSASMPAFQANSHYVVNVLAASQLELCKRFATVKGDRFEGVSHAAGDSGMPVLDGALAWFECHNRSRYEEGDHVIFVGEVERCGVHENAGDLAPLVFQSGQFHGLKPL; encoded by the coding sequence ATGAAGCGCGCCGTTCCGCCCGACTTCGACCAGCTCGCCTTTAAAAAGGCGCTGGGTCAGTTCGCCACCGGCGTCACGGTGATCACCACGCGTGCGGCGTCGGGCCAGTTGATCGGCATTACGGCGAGTTCGTTCAATTCGGTGTCGCTCGCGCCGCCGCTCGTGCTGTGGAGCCTCGCCACGCGCTCGGCGTCGATGCCGGCGTTCCAGGCGAACAGTCACTATGTGGTCAACGTGCTAGCCGCGTCGCAGCTTGAGCTGTGCAAGCGTTTTGCGACCGTCAAGGGTGACCGCTTCGAGGGTGTCTCGCACGCGGCGGGCGACTCCGGGATGCCGGTGCTCGACGGTGCGCTAGCGTGGTTTGAATGCCACAACCGCAGCCGCTACGAGGAAGGCGACCACGTCATTTTTGTGGGCGAGGTGGAACGCTGCGGCGTCCATGAGAATGCCGGCGACCTCGCGCCGCTGGTATTCCAGAGCGGGCAATTCCACGGATTGAAACCGCTGTAG
- a CDS encoding Lrp/AsnC family transcriptional regulator: MNAISLDATDCRILTVLQQEGRISNLDLAERISLSPSACLRRLRLLEEQGVIERYRACLNREVLGFELEAFVQVSMRNDQQNWHERFAEALRDWPEVVGAFVVTGETHYLLRVLAHNLKHYSDFVLDRLYKAPGVMDIRSNIVLQTLKEDSGVPVALVAAAAARGSVVAGD, encoded by the coding sequence GTGAACGCGATCTCGCTCGACGCCACCGATTGCCGTATCTTGACGGTGCTTCAGCAAGAAGGAAGGATCAGCAATCTAGACCTGGCGGAGCGCATCTCGCTTTCGCCTTCCGCCTGCCTGCGCAGGCTGCGCCTGCTGGAGGAACAGGGTGTCATCGAACGCTACCGGGCGTGCCTGAACCGCGAGGTGCTGGGCTTCGAGCTGGAGGCGTTCGTGCAGGTGTCGATGCGCAACGACCAGCAAAACTGGCACGAGCGCTTTGCGGAGGCGTTGCGCGACTGGCCGGAGGTGGTCGGCGCGTTCGTGGTGACGGGCGAGACCCACTATCTGCTGCGGGTGCTCGCGCACAACCTCAAACACTATTCGGATTTCGTGCTGGACCGCTTGTACAAGGCGCCCGGCGTGATGGATATCCGCTCGAATATCGTGCTGCAGACGCTCAAGGAGGATTCGGGCGTGCCGGTGGCGCTGGTGGCCGCGGCGGCGGCCCGCGGCAGCGTGGTCGCGGGCGATTGA
- the kynB gene encoding arylformamidase, with amino-acid sequence MNTLWDITPAIDTATPVWPGDTPVGIERVWRMEAGSPVNVARLTLSPHTGAHTDAPLHYDAEGAAIGAVPLDAYLGRCRVIHCIGASPVVTPEQVAGALDDLPPRVLLRTYERAPTTAWDSAFCAVAPATIDLLAAHGVKLIGIDTPSLDPQDSKTMDAHHRIRAHRMAILEGIVLDAVAPGDYELIALPLKFATLDASPVRAVLRALPAANT; translated from the coding sequence ATGAACACACTCTGGGACATCACCCCCGCCATCGACACCGCAACGCCCGTCTGGCCGGGCGACACGCCGGTCGGCATTGAACGCGTCTGGCGCATGGAAGCCGGCTCGCCGGTCAATGTGGCCCGGCTCACGCTGTCGCCGCACACCGGCGCGCATACCGACGCCCCGCTCCACTACGACGCCGAGGGCGCCGCCATCGGCGCGGTGCCGCTCGACGCCTACCTGGGCCGCTGCCGCGTGATTCACTGCATCGGCGCCTCGCCGGTCGTGACGCCGGAGCAGGTGGCCGGCGCGCTGGACGACCTGCCGCCGCGCGTGTTGCTGCGCACCTACGAGCGCGCGCCGACCACGGCGTGGGACAGCGCGTTCTGCGCGGTCGCACCGGCGACGATCGACCTGCTCGCGGCGCACGGCGTCAAGCTGATCGGCATCGACACGCCGTCGCTGGACCCGCAGGACTCGAAGACGATGGACGCGCATCACCGGATTCGCGCCCACCGGATGGCGATTCTCGAAGGCATCGTGCTGGACGCCGTCGCCCCCGGCGACTATGAGCTGATCGCCCTGCCGCTGAAGTTCGCCACGCTCGACGCGAGCCCGGTACGCGCCGTCCTGCGCGCGCTGCCTGCCGCCAACACCTGA
- the kynU gene encoding kynureninase — MNNRDEAVALDRADPLGSLRDQFALPTTTIYLDGNSLGVPPAAAAQRAQTVIAAEWGEGLIRSWNSAGWFALPRRLGNKLAPLIGAAHNEVVVTDTISINLFKLLSAAVRLANQRDPKRRVIVSERSNFPSDLYIAQGLIEQLDRGYELRLVDDPSELPAAIGDDTAIAMITHVNYRTGYMHDMAALTKLIHDKGALALWDLAHSAGAVPVDLNGVGADYAVGCTYKYLNGGPGSPAFVWVPHRHQNAFAQPLSGWWGHRAPFEMNPVYKPDDGVGRFLCGTQPMVSMALVECGLDVFLQTDMQAIRQKSLALTDLFIELVESRCAEFPLKLVTPRDHKQRGSHASFEHPHGYEVMQALIARGVIGDYREPHVLRFGFTPLYTRFVDVWDAVETLREVLVKETWRAPEFAARGAVT, encoded by the coding sequence ATGAACAACCGTGACGAAGCTGTAGCGCTCGACCGCGCCGACCCGCTTGGCTCCCTGCGCGACCAGTTCGCGCTGCCGACCACCACCATCTACCTCGACGGCAATTCGCTCGGCGTGCCGCCGGCCGCCGCGGCGCAACGCGCGCAGACCGTGATCGCCGCCGAATGGGGCGAAGGCCTGATCCGCAGCTGGAATAGCGCGGGCTGGTTCGCGCTGCCCCGGCGCCTGGGCAACAAGCTCGCGCCGCTGATCGGCGCGGCGCACAACGAAGTGGTCGTCACCGATACCATTTCGATCAACCTGTTCAAGCTGCTTTCCGCTGCCGTGCGGCTCGCGAACCAGCGCGACCCGAAGCGGCGCGTGATCGTCTCCGAACGCTCGAATTTCCCCTCGGACCTGTACATCGCGCAAGGCCTGATCGAACAGCTCGACCGGGGTTACGAACTGCGCCTCGTCGACGACCCGTCGGAACTGCCGGCGGCGATCGGCGACGACACCGCGATTGCGATGATCACTCACGTGAACTACCGCACCGGCTACATGCACGACATGGCGGCGCTCACGAAGCTGATTCACGATAAAGGCGCGCTCGCGCTGTGGGATCTGGCGCACTCGGCGGGCGCCGTGCCGGTGGATCTGAACGGCGTGGGCGCGGATTACGCGGTGGGCTGCACGTACAAGTATCTGAATGGCGGGCCGGGCTCGCCGGCGTTCGTGTGGGTTCCGCATCGTCATCAGAATGCGTTTGCGCAACCGCTGTCGGGATGGTGGGGTCATCGCGCACCGTTCGAGATGAATCCGGTCTACAAGCCCGATGACGGCGTGGGCCGCTTTCTGTGCGGCACGCAGCCGATGGTGTCGATGGCGCTGGTCGAATGCGGACTCGATGTGTTCCTGCAAACCGATATGCAGGCGATTCGCCAGAAATCGCTCGCGCTCACCGATCTGTTTATCGAGCTGGTCGAATCGCGCTGCGCGGAGTTTCCGCTCAAGCTCGTCACGCCACGCGATCACAAGCAGCGCGGCTCGCATGCGAGCTTTGAGCATCCGCATGGTTATGAGGTGATGCAGGCGTTGATTGCGCGTGGCGTGATTGGCGATTATCGGGAGCCGCATGTGCTGCGCTTCGGCTTTACGCCGCTGTATACGCGCTTTGTCGATGTGTGGGACGCCGTCGAGACGCTGCGGGAGGTGCTCGTCAAAGAGACCTGGCGAGCGCCGGAATTTGCCGCGCGCGGTGCGGTGACCTAA
- the kynA gene encoding tryptophan 2,3-dioxygenase: MTDHMQTPGVPGSQEESGAAPAQGGCPFGHGSGGAAAHATQTAHAPHVPAADDDGWHNAQLDFSKSMSYGDYLSLGSILSAQHPLSPDHNEMLFIIQHQTSELWMKLALYELRAALDAVHRDELPPAFKMLARVSRIMEQLVQAWSVLSTMTPSEYTAMRPYLGSSSGFQSHQYRQIEFLLGNKNELMLKPHAHRPDVLAEVKATLEAPSFYDEVIRLLARRGFAIAPERLERDWTQPTTHDASVEAAWLEVYRNPSQYWELYEMAEELVDLEDAFRQWRFRHVTTVERIIGFKQGTGGTSGALYLRKMLDVVLFPELWHVRTML, from the coding sequence ATGACCGATCATATGCAAACGCCGGGCGTTCCTGGTTCGCAAGAAGAGTCCGGTGCTGCGCCGGCGCAGGGGGGGTGTCCTTTTGGTCACGGCAGCGGTGGCGCGGCGGCACACGCTACGCAGACTGCGCACGCGCCGCACGTTCCGGCAGCCGATGACGACGGCTGGCACAACGCCCAGCTCGATTTCTCGAAGTCGATGAGCTATGGGGATTACCTGTCGCTCGGCTCCATCTTGTCCGCGCAGCATCCGCTCTCGCCGGATCACAACGAGATGCTGTTCATCATCCAGCATCAGACCAGCGAACTGTGGATGAAGCTCGCGTTATATGAGCTACGTGCTGCGCTCGATGCGGTGCATCGCGATGAGTTGCCGCCTGCGTTCAAGATGCTCGCGCGGGTGTCGCGCATCATGGAGCAACTGGTGCAGGCGTGGAGCGTGCTGTCGACCATGACGCCTTCCGAGTACACCGCGATGCGGCCTTATCTGGGTAGCTCGTCTGGGTTTCAGTCGCATCAGTATCGGCAGATCGAGTTTCTGCTCGGTAACAAGAATGAGTTGATGCTGAAGCCGCATGCGCATCGGCCTGATGTGCTTGCTGAGGTCAAGGCCACGCTCGAAGCGCCTTCGTTTTATGACGAAGTGATCCGGTTACTCGCGCGGCGTGGGTTTGCGATCGCGCCGGAGCGGTTGGAGCGGGATTGGACCCAGCCGACTACGCACGACGCGTCGGTTGAGGCGGCGTGGCTTGAGGTGTATCGCAATCCTTCGCAATACTGGGAACTGTATGAGATGGCCGAGGAGCTGGTCGATCTGGAGGACGCGTTTCGGCAGTGGCGCTTCAGGCATGTGACCACGGTTGAGCGGATTATTGGGTTCAAGCAGGGCACGGGCGGGACGAGTGGGGCGCTCTATCTGCGCAAGATGCTTGATGTCGTGCTGTTTCCAGAGTTGTGGCATGTTAGGACGATGCTTTAG
- a CDS encoding DUF6984 family protein → MRELIENERGFIRSVAMRLDPAERDKLLHDLTTARVESIAYDDSLLVLHLDGYQRPAEWGQHTYPFEGTMRDMDGAVVDVPLLADAAHRLYQLEFVRYSDGPLLRPNWSTLEIAHRSTRQGAK, encoded by the coding sequence GTGCGTGAGTTGATTGAGAACGAGCGAGGCTTCATTCGCAGCGTGGCAATGCGGCTTGACCCAGCAGAGCGGGACAAGCTCCTACATGATTTGACAACCGCGCGCGTGGAATCCATAGCGTACGACGATTCCTTGCTCGTACTCCATCTCGATGGCTATCAACGGCCTGCCGAGTGGGGACAGCACACGTATCCGTTCGAAGGAACGATGAGGGATATGGACGGAGCGGTGGTGGATGTTCCGCTGCTTGCGGACGCGGCCCACCGGCTTTACCAACTCGAGTTTGTTCGTTACTCAGACGGCCCTTTGCTGCGGCCGAACTGGTCGACTCTTGAGATCGCTCATCGCAGTACGAGGCAAGGGGCCAAGTAA
- a CDS encoding DUF6531 domain-containing protein — translation MKNKMSCHGPAFMLARLLSAIVLLLVAFGANAENGDGICFGLYPKSGAIQGTSSCPLIASSNTPVGMATYRCTAELPVVKRWCAAPPDDTSDDRSCPVADPVYASSGATTLSEVDFHSGDDRPFVFRRTYRARPVTRPDSGFGSLWFHNWQRQLNLTAVNGAPSRVVAYRENGSSVSFSKASGAWRPTDGTPLTLAQSSSSWTLNDLTDGSAETYSAQGVLLSVADHDGRITTLTYSDSNTPGNVAPAPGLLVSISEHAAGTNPYYDLAIRLTYDAKWRITQMGDSTGNFTQYGYDTYNNLVSVTWPDGNVRRYVYEDTRFASALTGVIDETGSRISTWTYDANGRATAVSHPDTTRNASFAYGSGATTVTSSQRATTVNFSPFGGTLRPTGNDAGYSMGWDTLGNLTTDIAPYDKNVQYVYDEFNRPTQATVHNKLGLGITTVRYADSVSLRPYMVASPGWLRTYVYDSNGNVTGISERPTTDSTGASGFDARLGDGISRSYGLVYNSANQVTFAQMYEDGRLTGEWGGTQDQTGNLRSILDRKTGTSINMRLRDTAHRVITIEGPGFFANPAYDIRGRLTTFQYQEYPGPLNGNVKRFLKVNYTYSADGRVVGRTATVSTNLGPDVSIGSDEIDKWLDNFESGVAPAGPPVNLLGWVKALQFVQEQGLEPVCPECAIASGARFAWLVYQLAKDPMWVAKNGIRQATEAKQCKPTGANNAGNIRFQTTHYASRLEQEGVNVADAQSEVADIVNNISSDMTPNTDTVGRMTVDGVLVEWRAFMLPDGTVSVGTIFPVR, via the coding sequence ATGAAAAATAAAATGTCATGTCACGGGCCAGCATTCATGTTGGCCCGTTTGCTTTCGGCGATCGTTTTGCTGTTGGTGGCATTCGGAGCGAATGCTGAAAACGGAGACGGGATTTGCTTCGGCCTTTACCCGAAGTCTGGGGCGATTCAAGGCACGTCGTCTTGTCCGCTTATCGCTTCCAGCAATACCCCAGTTGGGATGGCCACGTACCGATGTACGGCAGAACTGCCCGTCGTCAAGCGGTGGTGCGCCGCTCCGCCTGATGATACGAGCGACGATCGAAGCTGCCCGGTAGCGGATCCGGTCTATGCGAGCTCCGGCGCAACCACTCTCTCTGAAGTTGACTTTCATAGCGGTGACGACCGGCCGTTTGTGTTCCGTCGTACCTATCGGGCCCGACCCGTCACGCGACCGGATTCGGGCTTTGGCTCGCTATGGTTTCACAACTGGCAGCGCCAGCTAAATCTCACGGCCGTGAACGGCGCTCCTTCCCGGGTTGTTGCTTACAGGGAGAACGGGAGCTCTGTGTCGTTCAGCAAGGCATCCGGTGCATGGCGCCCAACTGACGGAACGCCGCTGACGCTCGCGCAAAGTTCGTCTTCGTGGACGCTAAATGACCTGACCGATGGAAGTGCCGAAACCTATTCCGCACAAGGCGTCTTGTTGTCCGTCGCCGATCACGACGGACGGATCACTACGCTGACTTATAGCGATAGCAATACCCCTGGAAACGTGGCGCCAGCACCAGGCTTGCTCGTAAGCATCAGTGAGCATGCGGCAGGGACGAATCCGTACTACGACCTTGCGATACGGCTGACCTACGATGCGAAGTGGCGCATCACGCAGATGGGCGATTCGACGGGGAACTTCACGCAGTATGGCTATGACACTTATAACAATCTGGTGTCGGTCACCTGGCCGGATGGCAACGTGCGCCGCTATGTCTATGAGGACACGCGTTTCGCGAGCGCCCTGACGGGTGTGATCGATGAGACCGGCTCCCGTATCTCGACATGGACATACGACGCCAACGGGCGCGCCACGGCGGTTAGTCATCCCGACACAACTCGGAATGCGTCGTTCGCCTACGGGAGCGGTGCGACGACCGTCACCAGCAGCCAGCGCGCCACGACGGTGAATTTCTCCCCGTTTGGCGGTACGTTGCGCCCGACCGGCAATGACGCTGGGTACAGCATGGGTTGGGATACCCTCGGTAACCTGACGACCGATATCGCGCCGTATGACAAGAATGTCCAATACGTGTACGACGAGTTCAATCGCCCTACCCAAGCGACTGTTCACAACAAGTTGGGCTTGGGTATCACGACAGTGCGGTATGCAGACTCGGTTAGTTTGCGTCCGTATATGGTCGCTTCGCCGGGTTGGCTCCGAACGTACGTCTACGATAGCAACGGTAACGTGACCGGCATTAGCGAGCGTCCGACGACCGATTCAACCGGCGCGAGTGGGTTCGACGCAAGGCTTGGTGATGGGATAAGCCGAAGCTATGGGCTTGTGTACAACTCTGCGAATCAGGTGACGTTTGCGCAGATGTACGAAGACGGTCGATTGACTGGCGAATGGGGGGGCACGCAAGACCAGACTGGGAATCTCCGTTCGATTCTCGACCGGAAGACCGGCACCTCGATCAACATGAGGCTCCGTGATACGGCTCACAGAGTCATCACAATCGAGGGGCCAGGCTTCTTTGCCAACCCGGCATATGACATCCGTGGCCGTCTCACTACTTTCCAGTACCAGGAATATCCTGGACCTCTGAACGGAAACGTCAAGCGTTTCCTCAAGGTGAACTATACGTATTCGGCGGATGGCCGGGTGGTTGGTCGGACGGCGACGGTATCGACAAATCTCGGGCCTGACGTATCGATCGGTAGCGACGAGATTGACAAGTGGCTCGACAATTTCGAATCGGGTGTCGCACCCGCAGGGCCGCCGGTCAATTTGCTGGGTTGGGTAAAAGCGCTGCAGTTTGTTCAGGAGCAGGGGCTGGAGCCAGTGTGTCCTGAGTGCGCCATTGCGTCGGGGGCTCGCTTTGCCTGGCTCGTTTACCAGCTTGCAAAAGACCCCATGTGGGTGGCCAAGAATGGCATTCGACAGGCGACGGAGGCGAAGCAATGTAAGCCGACCGGGGCGAACAATGCAGGTAATATCAGGTTCCAGACCACCCACTATGCATCGCGACTTGAGCAGGAAGGGGTCAACGTTGCGGACGCACAAAGTGAGGTTGCAGATATAGTGAACAATATCAGCTCAGACATGACGCCGAATACGGACACGGTAGGAAGAATGACGGTCGACGGAGTTTTGGTGGAGTGGCGGGCGTTTATGTTGCCAGACGGTACAGTGAGTGTTGGAACCATCTTTCCGGTACGTTGA
- a CDS encoding SDR family oxidoreductase, which yields MNTTFDFSGRSILVTGASSGIGRTTVELLCASGASVVAAARNVSELARLAEETGCEPLVLDVGDPAAIDEALADLDAFDGLVNCAGIALLERAIDTTAASFDRVMAVNARGAALVARHVARGMIEGKRQGSIVNVSSEAGLVALDDHLSYSASKAAMDAITRALCIELGPYGIRVNSVNPTVTLTPMAVLAWSDPAKRGPALEGIPLKRFAEPREVAEPILFLLSDAASMISGVALAIDGGYTAR from the coding sequence ATGAACACAACCTTTGATTTTTCAGGGCGCTCGATTCTCGTCACGGGCGCATCGAGCGGCATCGGCCGTACCACCGTCGAGCTGTTGTGCGCGAGCGGAGCGAGTGTCGTCGCGGCGGCGCGTAACGTCAGCGAACTGGCGCGTCTAGCTGAAGAGACCGGATGCGAGCCGCTGGTGCTCGATGTCGGCGATCCGGCCGCCATCGACGAGGCACTGGCGGATCTCGACGCGTTCGATGGCCTCGTGAATTGTGCGGGCATCGCGTTGCTGGAGCGCGCGATCGATACGACCGCGGCGAGTTTCGATCGCGTGATGGCGGTGAATGCGCGCGGCGCGGCGCTGGTGGCGCGCCATGTGGCGCGGGGGATGATCGAAGGCAAGCGGCAGGGGAGTATCGTCAATGTGTCGAGCGAGGCGGGGCTTGTGGCGCTGGATGATCACTTGAGCTATTCCGCGTCTAAAGCTGCGATGGATGCGATCACGCGCGCGCTATGCATTGAGCTTGGGCCGTACGGGATTCGCGTGAATAGCGTGAACCCGACCGTGACGCTTACGCCGATGGCCGTGCTGGCCTGGAGCGATCCGGCTAAACGTGGGCCGGCTTTGGAGGGGATTCCCTTGAAACGCTTCGCTGAGCCGCGTGAGGTGGCGGAGCCGATTTTGTTTTTGCTAAGTGATGCGGCTTCTATGATTAGTGGGGTGGCGTTGGCGATTGATGGGGGGTATACGGCGAGGTAG
- a CDS encoding AraC family transcriptional regulator codes for MQPDLELVAVSRDESFKAWYHGYPYRTVRWHFHPEYEIHLIVATTGKMFVGDHIGSFAPGNLVMLGPNLPHNWVSDVPEGETVEQRNLILQFGQEFVTHCMESFPEWRQVEALLAGSRRGVLFGAQTSAAIQPLFLELLAARGLRRLMLFMSMLEMLVTAEDSELLASPAYQADPTGFAATRINHALSYIGKNLSAELRESDLAQLAGQSVSAFSRYFRRHTGMPFVQYVNRMRINLACQLLMDDALSITDICYKVGFNNLSNFNRQFLVAKGMAPSKFRRYQQLNDASGDASDEAAARDAGGENAPSIVPAVPAHDHAHTRTARAAYPQA; via the coding sequence GTGCAACCCGATCTCGAACTCGTGGCCGTGAGCCGCGACGAATCGTTCAAGGCGTGGTATCACGGCTACCCGTACCGCACGGTGCGCTGGCATTTTCACCCCGAATACGAAATCCATCTGATCGTGGCGACCACGGGCAAGATGTTCGTCGGCGATCACATCGGCAGTTTTGCGCCGGGCAATCTGGTGATGCTGGGACCGAACCTGCCGCACAACTGGGTGAGCGATGTGCCCGAAGGCGAAACCGTCGAGCAACGCAACCTGATCCTGCAGTTCGGTCAGGAGTTCGTCACGCACTGCATGGAGAGCTTTCCGGAGTGGCGTCAGGTGGAAGCCTTGCTGGCGGGTTCGCGGCGCGGCGTGTTGTTCGGGGCGCAAACCAGCGCGGCGATCCAGCCGCTCTTTCTGGAGTTGCTGGCCGCACGCGGCTTGCGTCGCCTCATGCTGTTCATGTCGATGCTCGAAATGCTGGTGACTGCTGAGGATAGCGAACTGCTTGCGAGTCCTGCGTATCAGGCGGATCCCACCGGGTTCGCGGCGACGCGCATCAATCATGCGCTGTCGTATATCGGCAAGAATCTTTCGGCGGAGTTGCGCGAGTCGGACCTGGCCCAACTGGCCGGTCAGAGCGTGAGCGCGTTCTCGCGCTATTTTCGCCGCCATACGGGCATGCCGTTCGTGCAGTACGTGAACCGCATGCGTATCAATCTTGCGTGTCAGTTGCTGATGGACGACGCGTTGAGCATTACGGACATCTGCTACAAGGTGGGTTTCAATAACCTGTCCAATTTCAACCGTCAGTTTCTGGTCGCCAAGGGTATGGCGCCGTCGAAGTTTCGTCGCTATCAGCAATTGAACGATGCAAGCGGTGACGCCTCCGACGAAGCGGCTGCTCGCGATGCGGGTGGCGAGAATGCGCCGTCGATTGTGCCGGCTGTGCCGGCTCACGATCATGCTCATACGCGGACCGCACGCGCTGCTTATCCGCAAGCTTAA
- the dalD gene encoding D-arabinitol 4-dehydrogenase — protein sequence MNSGQSGVADAHVILHIGAGSFHRAHQAWYLHRLNELRKEGEPRWSLTVGNIRGDMNPVLDALAAQDGVYTLETVTPAGEREYETVRSIERVVSWSESLDGLIEAGADPACKIIAFTVTEGGYYLDEHDRLDTANPDLAADLKGGHTTIYGALAAILEARVRRNAGAVTLQSCDNLRSNGERFHAGMSEFLERRGANALAAWLDANTTSPSSMVDRITPRPTPDVRERVLAATGFDDAVPVMGEAFIQWVIEDRFCAGRPAWERVGAELVDSVVPYEEAKIRILNATHSCIAWAGTLVGLNYIHEGTLDAGIRQFAYDYVTEDVIPCLTPSPLDLARYRDVVLDRFSNPHIQDTNQRVAADGFSKIPGFIAPTLAECFARGVEPAATAVLPALFFRFLDRWQAGKLPYAYQDGVMDERVARAFFAAPDPLQAFCADRLLWGSMAQTPHLEKALRGALARVDAWLAKRT from the coding sequence ATGAATAGCGGCCAAAGCGGCGTCGCGGACGCCCACGTGATCTTGCACATCGGCGCAGGATCGTTTCACCGCGCCCATCAGGCGTGGTATCTGCACCGCCTGAACGAGTTGCGCAAGGAAGGCGAACCCCGCTGGTCGCTTACCGTCGGCAATATTCGCGGCGACATGAATCCGGTGCTCGACGCGCTCGCTGCGCAGGACGGCGTCTATACGCTCGAAACCGTGACGCCCGCCGGCGAGCGCGAGTATGAGACGGTGCGTTCGATCGAACGCGTGGTGTCGTGGTCCGAAAGCCTCGACGGTCTGATCGAAGCCGGCGCCGATCCAGCGTGCAAGATCATCGCCTTCACGGTCACCGAAGGCGGCTACTACCTCGACGAACACGACCGCCTCGACACCGCCAACCCGGATCTCGCAGCCGACCTGAAGGGCGGCCACACCACCATCTACGGTGCGCTGGCGGCGATACTGGAAGCCCGCGTGCGACGCAATGCCGGCGCGGTGACGCTGCAAAGCTGCGACAACCTGCGCAGCAACGGCGAGCGATTTCACGCCGGCATGAGCGAATTCCTCGAGCGGCGCGGCGCCAACGCGCTCGCCGCATGGCTCGACGCCAACACCACCTCGCCGAGTTCGATGGTCGACCGCATCACGCCGCGGCCGACCCCGGACGTGCGCGAGCGCGTGCTCGCCGCCACCGGTTTCGACGACGCCGTGCCGGTGATGGGCGAGGCGTTCATCCAGTGGGTGATCGAAGACCGTTTCTGCGCGGGACGTCCCGCTTGGGAGCGCGTCGGCGCGGAGCTGGTCGACTCGGTGGTGCCGTACGAAGAGGCCAAGATCCGCATCCTCAACGCCACCCATAGCTGCATCGCGTGGGCGGGCACGCTGGTCGGGCTGAACTACATCCACGAAGGCACGCTCGACGCCGGGATCCGCCAGTTCGCCTACGACTACGTGACCGAGGACGTGATCCCCTGCCTCACGCCGAGCCCGCTCGACCTGGCGCGCTATCGCGATGTCGTGCTGGACCGCTTCAGCAATCCGCACATCCAGGACACCAATCAACGGGTCGCCGCCGACGGCTTCTCGAAGATTCCCGGCTTCATTGCGCCGACGCTCGCCGAATGCTTCGCGCGCGGCGTCGAACCGGCGGCCACCGCGGTGTTGCCCGCGTTGTTCTTCCGCTTTCTCGACCGCTGGCAGGCCGGCAAATTGCCGTACGCGTATCAGGACGGCGTGATGGACGAGCGCGTCGCCCGCGCCTTCTTTGCCGCACCGGATCCGCTGCAGGCCTTCTGCGCCGACCGGCTGCTGTGGGGCAGCATGGCGCAGACGCCGCATCTGGAGAAAGCGCTGCGCGGCGCGCTGGCCCGCGTGGATGCGTGGCTGGCGAAGCGCACCTGA